A genomic segment from Streptomyces antibioticus encodes:
- a CDS encoding helix-turn-helix domain-containing protein produces the protein MAALFGARVRRLRTTAGLTQAELGDRTHVVSTRITQIERASGAKPTLDLARALDAALNADNLLVELWPYVYREAFPDWSRRFMGLSERAVAVREYAAHLVPGLLQTEDYARAVLSVGRTLDGKEQLEERVSLRMGRQERLVGPDRPELWVILDEAVLRRPVGGETVMREQLARLLSAAAEPHITVQVLPFDQGEHDVMGGSLTVLTMPDGSDTAYTEGAHYGQLVEDPDEVRDFALTYDRLRAVALPPLMSLGMIRSVMEDNHRGAKVPSRTDRRRVAQEQLQQSGGRQLRGGGRRIPRRDRRPGP, from the coding sequence ATGGCCGCGCTGTTCGGCGCACGGGTCCGCAGACTCCGCACGACGGCCGGCCTGACCCAGGCCGAACTGGGCGACAGAACCCACGTGGTGAGCACCCGCATCACCCAGATCGAACGGGCCTCCGGGGCAAAACCGACACTGGACCTGGCCCGCGCCCTGGACGCGGCGCTGAACGCGGACAACCTGCTGGTCGAGCTGTGGCCGTACGTGTACCGGGAGGCGTTTCCGGACTGGTCGCGGAGGTTCATGGGGTTGTCGGAGCGGGCGGTGGCTGTCCGTGAATACGCGGCTCACCTGGTGCCGGGCCTGTTACAGACGGAGGACTACGCACGGGCGGTGCTGAGCGTGGGTCGGACGCTGGACGGCAAGGAGCAGTTGGAGGAGCGCGTCTCCCTGCGCATGGGCCGACAGGAGCGTCTCGTCGGCCCCGACCGTCCTGAGTTGTGGGTGATCCTCGATGAGGCGGTGCTCCGACGCCCGGTCGGCGGGGAGACGGTGATGCGTGAGCAACTCGCACGGCTGCTGAGCGCTGCCGCGGAACCGCACATCACCGTGCAGGTGCTGCCGTTCGACCAGGGCGAGCACGATGTCATGGGCGGCTCGCTCACAGTGCTCACCATGCCGGACGGATCTGACACCGCCTACACGGAGGGCGCGCACTACGGCCAACTGGTCGAGGATCCGGACGAGGTCAGAGACTTCGCACTGACCTACGATCGGCTGCGGGCGGTGGCCCTGCCCCCGCTCATGTCGCTCGGCATGATCCGATCCGTGATGGAGGACAACCACCGTGGAGCGAAGGTCCCGTCCCGAACTGACCGGCGCCGCGTGGCGCAAGAGCAGCTACAGCAATCAGGAGGGCGGCAACTGCGTGGAGGTGGCCGACGGATTCCGCGCCGGGACCGTCGTCCCGGTCCGTGA
- a CDS encoding outer membrane protein assembly factor BamB family protein: protein MVDQLTQHDPRRIGPFEVLGRLGAGGMGLVYLARSASGRRVAIKTVRTELAEDQLFRVRFTREVEAARAVSGFYTAAVVDADPRAAVPWLATAYVPAPSLEEIVNECGPMPAQAVRWLAAGVAEALQSIHGAGLVHRDLKPSNVLVVEDGPRVIDFGIASGVSNTRLTMTNVAVGTPAYMSPEQAKDSRSVTGASDVFSLGSMLVFAATGHPPYRGANPVETVFMLLREGPDLEGLPDELRPLIESCMQMEATARPNPADLQAQLAPHLFGSGSDDSGTASAWLPEKAVALIETRRGGLRPVRPAPTTSRSVGGAGGGGGGVGMARPAVPPPPAHDPVVPAPPVPPVPALPAPVAVGSPDTGPVLLAGAAVPIGPGPRVADVRATAAVKAPVPEPGLVASWTRIRPGVNGADTALPAPHGAPALPPAPETPAGWRPWRFRMSNDVWGTPAVAGDLVYVTSFEVHALDVATGRRRFKTRDVAWSMAVADGRVHASDGPTLFALEAREGGDLWRLQTDAWVYSLKAERGTVVTGTRGGGVQAWEASTGQKLWELTGCQTDFESPEAGPALHDGTVFVWQDARLRALDARTGDERWAYPIGDAASCGGVPVRVTPAPDGHVYLTAGTRVLAVDVTSGRVRWHFEAPAVFLSPPTFVPGPAVTGGGVYLADYLGTVYALDAGDGRDRWRIATEARSSIDPVLVAAGHVHVGSGKGLYTLDAVTGTPKWRFQAGGDIVGAPAVAEGRIHFGSSDHLLYTLKADDGRLRWKLATGGEITGSPVVRDGVVYACSKDRCVYALDAEKGTGTARTA, encoded by the coding sequence GTGGTGGATCAGCTGACGCAGCACGATCCGCGGCGGATCGGTCCGTTCGAGGTGCTGGGACGGCTGGGGGCCGGCGGCATGGGGCTGGTCTATCTGGCGCGCTCCGCGTCCGGCCGGCGCGTGGCGATCAAGACCGTCCGCACCGAGCTGGCCGAGGACCAGCTCTTCCGCGTGCGCTTCACGCGCGAGGTGGAGGCGGCGCGGGCGGTCTCCGGCTTCTACACGGCCGCGGTCGTCGACGCCGATCCGCGGGCCGCGGTGCCCTGGCTGGCCACGGCCTACGTCCCCGCGCCCTCCCTCGAGGAGATAGTGAACGAGTGCGGGCCGATGCCGGCCCAGGCGGTGCGCTGGCTGGCGGCGGGGGTCGCGGAGGCGCTCCAGTCGATCCACGGCGCCGGGCTCGTCCACCGTGACCTCAAACCGTCGAACGTCCTCGTCGTCGAGGACGGCCCCCGGGTGATCGACTTCGGTATCGCGTCCGGCGTTTCGAACACGCGTTTGACGATGACGAACGTGGCCGTCGGTACGCCCGCCTACATGTCCCCCGAGCAGGCCAAGGACTCGCGCAGTGTCACCGGCGCGAGCGATGTCTTCTCGCTCGGCTCGATGCTCGTGTTCGCCGCCACCGGTCACCCCCCGTACCGCGGCGCGAACCCGGTCGAGACGGTCTTCATGCTGCTGCGCGAGGGCCCGGACCTGGAGGGCCTCCCGGACGAGCTGCGGCCGCTGATCGAGTCCTGTATGCAGATGGAGGCGACGGCCCGCCCCAACCCGGCCGACCTCCAGGCCCAACTCGCCCCGCACCTCTTCGGCTCCGGTTCCGACGACAGCGGTACGGCGTCGGCGTGGCTGCCCGAGAAGGCCGTCGCCCTCATCGAGACCCGCCGCGGCGGCCTCCGGCCGGTCAGACCGGCACCCACCACGTCGCGCAGCGTGGGCGGTGCCGGAGGCGGCGGCGGTGGAGTGGGCATGGCCCGTCCCGCCGTACCCCCGCCCCCGGCGCACGACCCGGTGGTGCCGGCCCCGCCCGTGCCCCCGGTCCCGGCGCTGCCCGCGCCGGTCGCGGTCGGCTCCCCGGACACCGGCCCGGTGCTGCTGGCCGGCGCGGCCGTGCCGATCGGGCCCGGCCCGCGCGTCGCCGACGTCCGCGCCACCGCCGCCGTCAAGGCGCCGGTGCCCGAGCCCGGCCTGGTCGCCTCCTGGACCCGGATCCGCCCCGGCGTCAACGGCGCCGACACCGCCCTGCCCGCGCCGCACGGGGCCCCGGCCCTGCCGCCGGCCCCGGAGACCCCGGCGGGCTGGCGCCCGTGGCGGTTCCGCATGTCCAACGACGTGTGGGGCACCCCGGCGGTCGCCGGCGACCTCGTCTACGTCACCTCCTTCGAGGTGCACGCCCTGGACGTGGCGACCGGCAGGCGCCGTTTCAAGACGCGGGACGTGGCCTGGTCGATGGCGGTCGCCGACGGCAGGGTGCACGCCTCCGACGGCCCCACCCTCTTCGCCCTGGAGGCCCGCGAGGGCGGCGACCTGTGGCGTCTCCAGACGGACGCGTGGGTGTACTCCCTCAAGGCCGAGCGCGGCACGGTCGTCACCGGCACCCGGGGCGGCGGCGTCCAGGCGTGGGAGGCGTCCACCGGCCAGAAGCTGTGGGAACTCACCGGCTGCCAGACCGACTTCGAGTCCCCGGAGGCGGGCCCCGCCCTGCACGACGGCACCGTCTTCGTCTGGCAGGACGCCCGGCTGCGGGCCCTGGACGCCCGTACCGGCGACGAGCGCTGGGCATACCCCATCGGCGACGCGGCCTCCTGCGGCGGCGTCCCGGTCCGGGTCACGCCCGCCCCCGACGGCCACGTCTACCTCACGGCCGGCACCCGGGTGCTCGCCGTGGACGTCACGAGCGGCCGGGTGCGCTGGCACTTCGAGGCCCCGGCGGTCTTCCTCTCCCCGCCCACCTTCGTCCCCGGCCCCGCCGTCACCGGCGGCGGCGTGTACCTCGCCGACTACCTCGGCACGGTGTACGCCCTCGACGCGGGCGACGGCCGCGACCGCTGGCGCATCGCCACCGAGGCCCGCTCCTCCATCGACCCGGTGCTGGTCGCGGCGGGCCACGTCCACGTCGGCAGCGGCAAGGGCCTCTACACCCTGGACGCGGTCACCGGCACACCCAAGTGGCGCTTCCAGGCGGGCGGCGACATCGTCGGCGCCCCGGCCGTCGCCGAGGGCCGCATCCACTTCGGCTCCTCCGACCACCTCCTCTACACCCTCAAGGCCGACGACGGCCGCCTCCGCTGGAAACTCGCCACCGGCGGCGAGATCACCGGCTCGCCGGTGGTCCGAGACGGCGTGGTCTACGCCTGCAGCAAGGACCGCTGCGTGTACGCCCTGGACGCGGAGAAGGGGACGGGGACGGCGCGTACGGCTTGA
- a CDS encoding LysE family translocator, with amino-acid sequence MDSATLLSFLALDLLLVCVPGADWAYVISAGLRGRSVGAAVTGLVSGYALHTALAAAGLAVLVAGSPALLTALTVAGSAYLVWLGWSVLRRPGVPGAGEAVTEGGARVFLRGATISGLNPKGLLLYLSVLPQFLTPGEGHLPVAAQTTVLGLLHMACCAAVYLTVGALARTLLGTRPTAARAVTRTSGAAMLGIGAFLLIQRAF; translated from the coding sequence ATGGACTCCGCCACCCTGCTCTCCTTCCTCGCCCTCGACCTGCTGCTGGTCTGCGTACCGGGCGCCGACTGGGCGTATGTGATCTCCGCCGGGCTGCGCGGCCGCTCGGTGGGCGCGGCGGTGACGGGGCTGGTCAGCGGCTACGCCCTGCACACGGCGCTGGCGGCGGCAGGGCTCGCGGTGCTGGTGGCGGGGTCCCCGGCGCTGCTCACGGCGCTGACGGTGGCGGGGTCGGCGTATCTGGTGTGGCTGGGGTGGAGCGTGCTGCGGCGGCCCGGGGTGCCGGGGGCGGGCGAGGCGGTCACGGAGGGCGGGGCGCGGGTGTTCCTGCGGGGCGCCACGATCAGCGGCCTGAACCCGAAGGGGCTGCTCCTCTACCTCTCCGTCCTGCCGCAGTTCCTCACCCCGGGCGAGGGCCACCTCCCGGTCGCCGCGCAGACCACCGTCCTCGGCCTGCTGCACATGGCGTGCTGCGCGGCCGTCTACCTCACGGTGGGCGCCCTGGCCCGCACCCTCCTCGGCACCCGCCCGACGGCGGCCCGCGCGGTCACCCGCACCTCGGGCGCGGCGATGCTGGGCATCGGGGCGTTCCTGCTGATCCAGCGGGCGTTCTGA
- a CDS encoding VOC family protein, giving the protein MAENRASVYTGGSPQGYPEGVPCWVDAQLPDVDAGRRFYGELFGWTFEDAYGGSGSSGSSGGSGGSSGSGGAVWARLDGAVVAGLAPKTDGRMPTVWTVYFATPDAQATVRRIRDAGGQVVMDPYPVDGAGTAALASDPEGAVFGLWQAAAPPGGHPGFGLRHTPGSFAWAQLYARDTAAANTFYGHLFHDALFGPGAEPDFGRAPVGDVFAEFMPPHFLVHFGVEDCAAAVGAVNRLGGRVQAEPFDASYGTVAVVTDNQGASFALLQR; this is encoded by the coding sequence ATGGCCGAAAACAGGGCATCGGTGTACACAGGGGGATCCCCGCAGGGATACCCTGAGGGCGTCCCCTGCTGGGTGGACGCGCAGCTCCCCGACGTGGACGCGGGCAGGCGGTTCTACGGTGAGCTGTTCGGGTGGACGTTCGAGGACGCGTACGGAGGCTCAGGCTCCTCAGGCTCCTCAGGAGGATCAGGCGGCTCCAGTGGCTCCGGCGGTGCCGTATGGGCCCGGCTGGACGGCGCGGTCGTCGCCGGGCTCGCCCCCAAGACGGACGGCAGGATGCCCACCGTCTGGACGGTGTACTTCGCGACCCCGGACGCCCAGGCGACCGTACGGCGGATCCGGGACGCCGGCGGACAGGTGGTGATGGACCCGTACCCGGTGGACGGCGCGGGCACCGCCGCCCTCGCCTCCGACCCCGAGGGCGCCGTCTTCGGCCTCTGGCAGGCCGCCGCGCCGCCCGGCGGCCACCCCGGCTTCGGCCTGCGGCACACCCCCGGCTCCTTCGCCTGGGCCCAGCTCTACGCCCGGGACACCGCCGCCGCGAACACCTTCTACGGCCATCTCTTCCACGACGCCCTCTTCGGACCCGGCGCCGAGCCCGACTTCGGGCGGGCGCCCGTCGGGGACGTCTTCGCGGAGTTCATGCCGCCGCACTTCCTGGTGCACTTCGGCGTCGAGGACTGCGCGGCCGCCGTCGGCGCCGTGAACCGGCTCGGCGGGCGCGTCCAGGCGGAGCCGTTCGACGCTTCGTACGGCACGGTGGCCGTCGTCACGGACAATCAGGGGGCGTCGTTCGCGCTGCTCCAGCGCTGA
- a CDS encoding TetR family transcriptional regulator, with the protein MRTVDGRVAGRRGQATRQKLLDCLSEMLSSSPYRDVKVIDVARKAGTSPATFYQYFPDVEGAVLEIADQMAAEGAGLTEVLEGRSWVGKAGWQTAQELVDGFLEFWKRNDAILRVVDLGAAEGDKRFYKLRMKILNSVNNSLADAVTELQSKGKVDKDVNPAAVAGSLVAMLAAVASHQKGFQSWGVKQAELKPNLALLVYLGITGKKPTK; encoded by the coding sequence GTGCGTACCGTCGACGGCCGCGTGGCCGGTCGGCGCGGGCAGGCGACGCGGCAGAAGCTGCTGGACTGCCTCAGCGAGATGCTCAGCTCTTCTCCGTACCGCGACGTCAAGGTCATCGACGTCGCCCGGAAGGCGGGCACTTCACCCGCGACCTTCTACCAGTACTTCCCGGACGTCGAGGGCGCCGTCCTGGAGATCGCCGACCAAATGGCCGCCGAGGGCGCCGGGTTGACCGAGGTGCTGGAGGGCCGTTCCTGGGTCGGCAAGGCCGGATGGCAGACGGCACAGGAACTCGTCGACGGATTCCTGGAGTTCTGGAAGAGGAACGACGCGATCCTGCGCGTCGTCGATCTCGGCGCGGCCGAGGGCGACAAGCGTTTCTACAAGCTCCGCATGAAGATTCTGAACTCGGTGAACAACTCCCTCGCGGACGCCGTCACGGAGTTGCAGTCCAAGGGCAAGGTCGACAAGGACGTGAACCCGGCCGCGGTCGCCGGTTCGCTGGTCGCGATGCTCGCGGCGGTCGCCTCGCACCAGAAGGGCTTCCAGTCGTGGGGCGTCAAGCAGGCTGAACTGAAGCCGAACCTCGCCCTGTTGGTGTATCTGGGCATCACGGGCAAGAAGCCGACGAAGTAG
- a CDS encoding enoyl-CoA hydratase/isomerase family protein, with protein MSIRVTTDKDTGVAVVTLNRPARLNAIDVAMADELRAAWRQLRYDDTTRSIVLTGTGTRAFTTGLDRDTTVPQPNSPFMQDDPLLTVGPKANDLWKPVIAAVEGMACGGAFYLLGECEFIVAGAGAVFFDPHTTYGMVSAYESILLAHRMPYGEAARLMLMGTRERLSAERAYAVGLVSELTEVGGALSAATACATTLASYPATAVQGTVRALWSAKEATRLMAFSHAPHLITLGNLPPEQQAKLFAARSTDGPRIR; from the coding sequence GTGAGCATCCGCGTGACCACCGACAAGGACACCGGGGTGGCGGTCGTCACCCTGAACCGCCCGGCGCGCCTGAACGCGATCGACGTCGCCATGGCCGACGAACTCCGCGCGGCGTGGCGGCAATTGCGCTACGACGACACGACACGGTCGATAGTCCTCACGGGCACGGGCACCCGAGCCTTCACGACGGGCCTGGACCGCGACACGACCGTCCCCCAGCCCAACTCCCCTTTCATGCAGGACGATCCCCTCCTCACCGTAGGCCCGAAGGCGAACGATTTATGGAAGCCGGTGATCGCCGCCGTGGAGGGCATGGCCTGCGGGGGCGCCTTCTACCTCCTCGGCGAGTGCGAGTTCATCGTCGCCGGCGCCGGGGCGGTCTTCTTCGACCCGCACACCACGTACGGCATGGTCAGCGCGTACGAGTCGATCCTGCTGGCCCACCGCATGCCGTACGGCGAGGCGGCCCGCCTGATGCTCATGGGCACGAGGGAACGCCTCTCGGCGGAGCGGGCGTACGCGGTGGGCCTGGTCAGCGAACTCACTGAGGTGGGAGGGGCGTTGTCCGCGGCGACGGCCTGCGCGACGACGCTCGCGAGCTACCCGGCCACCGCCGTCCAGGGCACGGTGCGAGCCCTCTGGTCGGCGAAGGAGGCAACCCGCTTGATGGCCTTCTCCCACGCCCCCCACCTCATCACCCTGGGCAACCTGCCGCCGGAACAGCAGGCGAAGCTGTTCGCGGCGCGCTCGACGGACGGTCCCCGAATCCGCTGA
- a CDS encoding Zn-ribbon domain-containing OB-fold protein, with amino-acid sequence MLSPVTDADGAPFWRYAAQGELRVQTCADCAEPRFPPRPCCPHCQSFTSEWRRLSGRGRIWSYVVPHPPLLPDYAAQAPYNVIVVELTDAPRIRLIGNLVPEANAPLGAFPPDRIRIGARVQAVFDDAGLPRWILERP; translated from the coding sequence GTGCTGAGTCCCGTCACCGACGCCGACGGCGCCCCCTTCTGGCGGTACGCCGCCCAGGGCGAACTCCGCGTCCAGACCTGCGCCGACTGCGCCGAACCCCGCTTCCCGCCCCGCCCCTGCTGCCCCCACTGCCAGTCCTTCACGAGCGAATGGCGACGGCTCTCGGGCCGAGGCCGCATCTGGTCCTACGTGGTCCCGCACCCCCCTCTCCTCCCCGACTACGCCGCGCAGGCCCCGTACAACGTCATCGTCGTCGAACTCACCGACGCGCCCCGCATCCGCCTGATCGGCAACCTGGTGCCGGAGGCGAACGCACCCCTCGGCGCCTTCCCACCGGACCGCATCCGGATCGGCGCCCGAGTCCAGGCCGTCTTCGACGACGCGGGGCTGCCGCGCTGGATCCTGGAGCGCCCGTGA
- a CDS encoding DUF397 domain-containing protein: MADGFRAGTVVPVRDSKVPQGPALCFAAASWAAFIGELKAGQDRP; this comes from the coding sequence GTGGCCGACGGATTCCGCGCCGGGACCGTCGTCCCGGTCCGTGACAGCAAGGTGCCGCAAGGCCCGGCACTCTGCTTCGCCGCTGCCTCCTGGGCGGCATTCATAGGCGAGTTGAAGGCAGGACAGGACCGTCCGTGA
- a CDS encoding Lrp/AsnC family transcriptional regulator: MDDVDRKILAELQQDGRLTVTELAARVRLSVSPCHRRLRELERSGAISGYRAMVEPTAVGLAFEALVFVSMRQEDRDTVVEFERAVGEVEHVLDAQRLFGEPDYLLRVATADLAAFQRLYDERLATLPGVQRLTSTLVMKHVVKDRPLPA; encoded by the coding sequence ATGGACGACGTGGACCGGAAGATTCTTGCCGAGCTTCAGCAGGACGGGCGGCTGACCGTGACCGAGCTGGCCGCGCGGGTGCGCCTCAGCGTCTCGCCCTGCCACCGGCGGCTGCGCGAGCTGGAGCGGTCCGGGGCGATCAGCGGGTACCGGGCGATGGTGGAGCCGACGGCCGTAGGGCTGGCCTTCGAGGCGCTGGTCTTCGTGTCCATGCGGCAGGAGGACCGGGACACGGTCGTGGAGTTCGAGCGGGCGGTCGGCGAGGTGGAGCACGTCCTGGACGCCCAGCGGCTCTTCGGGGAGCCCGACTATCTGCTGCGGGTGGCCACCGCCGACCTCGCGGCCTTCCAACGGCTGTACGACGAACGGCTCGCGACCCTGCCGGGGGTGCAGCGCCTGACGTCCACGCTGGTGATGAAGCATGTGGTGAAGGACCGGCCGTTGCCCGCGTGA
- a CDS encoding DUF397 domain-containing protein: MEDNDRAWRRSSYSNQEGGDCVEVAADLHAEAIVPVRDSKRPHGPALCFNSTSWAAFIGELKG; encoded by the coding sequence ATGGAGGACAACGACCGCGCCTGGCGCAGGAGCAGCTACAGCAACCAGGAGGGCGGTGACTGCGTGGAGGTGGCGGCTGACCTCCACGCGGAGGCCATAGTCCCGGTCCGTGACAGCAAGCGCCCGCACGGCCCGGCGCTCTGTTTCAACTCCACCTCCTGGGCGGCATTCATAGGCGAGTTGAAGGGCTGA
- a CDS encoding ATP-binding protein — protein sequence MLTDKTTASSLTEQFVSSPRGARLARRLAVRCMAEWGYPPPSDASCAVALVVGELAANAVRHGRAPGHDFGLQLVLDAAEGLVRVEVADAVGEKRPPVTGPSSCPEGESGRGLLLVDALAVRRGTDDRWPVGKTVWAEVPVGSVSGFGDRPSSAPRTASPAVPAAGCPG from the coding sequence GTGCTGACAGACAAGACCACCGCCTCCTCACTCACCGAGCAGTTCGTCTCGTCGCCGCGAGGCGCGCGGCTCGCCCGGCGGCTCGCCGTCCGGTGCATGGCGGAGTGGGGGTACCCGCCGCCGTCCGACGCCTCGTGCGCCGTCGCCCTCGTCGTCGGCGAACTCGCGGCGAACGCCGTCCGGCACGGCCGAGCCCCCGGGCACGACTTCGGCCTCCAGCTCGTTCTCGACGCCGCCGAGGGCCTGGTGCGGGTCGAGGTCGCCGACGCCGTCGGAGAGAAGCGGCCGCCCGTGACCGGTCCCTCGTCGTGTCCCGAGGGTGAGTCCGGGCGGGGGCTGCTTCTCGTGGACGCCCTGGCCGTGCGCCGGGGGACGGATGACCGGTGGCCGGTGGGCAAGACCGTGTGGGCCGAGGTGCCCGTCGGGTCGGTCAGCGGATTCGGGGACCGTCCGTCGAGCGCGCCGCGAACAGCTTCGCCTGCTGTTCCGGCGGCAGGTTGCCCAGGGTGA
- a CDS encoding DUF433 domain-containing protein, whose protein sequence is MVRRFDNGLLTPAEVASHLEIPQSTLSSWLEDRAAGASLVHQVKRLREGQPSVPFIGVAEAYVLRSLRSMGLRMSEIREAATAVRDAFDTPYGLVSRGIATDGVSLLVEHGWAPASRALSDHLRHLTWEPGDDFPSSLRLRQYPDSVPVVIDPRFGHGLPVVAANRVSVKAITDLWEAGESVEDIAYDYDMTPEQVDALCQAVVRLAA, encoded by the coding sequence GTGGTCAGGCGGTTCGACAACGGCCTTCTGACGCCCGCGGAGGTGGCCTCCCACCTTGAGATTCCGCAGTCGACCCTCAGTTCGTGGCTGGAGGACAGAGCCGCGGGAGCGTCGCTGGTCCACCAGGTGAAGCGGCTGCGCGAAGGTCAGCCGTCGGTGCCGTTCATCGGGGTCGCCGAGGCATACGTCCTTCGGTCACTGCGCTCGATGGGGCTCCGGATGAGCGAGATCAGGGAGGCGGCCACCGCCGTACGGGACGCCTTCGACACCCCGTACGGGCTTGTGTCCCGGGGGATCGCCACGGACGGGGTGAGCCTGCTGGTCGAGCACGGCTGGGCCCCGGCCAGCCGAGCGCTCTCCGACCATCTCCGCCACCTGACCTGGGAGCCCGGCGACGACTTCCCCTCCAGCCTGCGGCTGCGGCAGTACCCGGACTCGGTCCCCGTCGTGATCGACCCGCGGTTCGGCCATGGCCTCCCCGTGGTGGCCGCCAACCGGGTCTCGGTCAAGGCCATCACCGATCTGTGGGAGGCCGGGGAGTCCGTCGAGGACATCGCCTACGACTACGACATGACGCCTGAGCAGGTGGACGCCCTCTGCCAGGCAGTGGTGCGTCTTGCCGCCTGA